In Fragaria vesca subsp. vesca unplaced genomic scaffold, FraVesHawaii_1.0 scf0513160_u, whole genome shotgun sequence, a single window of DNA contains:
- the LOC101301839 gene encoding light-regulated protein-like — MQATLQLSPPSLLSFLTPTTPTKSLVLPFRSATPRAQSSRFPQLKATNNVTSDPSTVDYSSNATSVFPAEACETIGGEACDVEMYPEVKLEPQGKSTAATPGKEREDRDYLEYDSPKTVFPAEACDDLGGEFCEPEYQKGVY, encoded by the exons ATGCAGGCCACTCTACAGCTCTCACCACCATCACTCCTTTCCTTTCTAACACCGACCACCCCGACCAAGTCCCTGGTCTTGCCGTTTAGGTCAGCTACTCCAAGGGCACAATCTTCGAGATTCCCCCAGCTCAAGGCAACCAACAACGTGACCTCTGATCCTTCAACAGTTGATTACAGCTCCAATGCAACTTC GGTTTTTCCAGCAGAGGCTTGTGAAACGATCGGAGGAGAAGCTTGTGATGTCGAAATGTATCCTGAGGTGAAGCTTGAACCACAAGGGAAGAGCACCGCAGCCACGCCTGGTAAAGAGCGGGAGGATAGAGATTATCTAGAGTATGACAGCCCCAAAAC GGTCTTCCCTGCAGAGGCTTGTGATGATCTTGGAGGAGAGTTTTGCGAGCCGGAGTACCAGAAAGGAGTATACTAG